CCTCGTCGTTGTTGCGAAGGACCTCGGACAGGCGGCGCGCCGCAGCGGCCACTACGGGGCCGTGCACGCGCCCGGGCTGACGGCCCATGCGCTCGATCGGGCCGGAGATGGACACGGCGGCGACGACCTTGCCGCTGGCGCCGCGCACTGGCGCCGATACGCTAGCCACACCCGGCTCGCGTTCGCCGACGGACTGAGCCCAGCCGCGCCGTCGCACCGCGGACAGCATGGTGGCGTTGAAACGGGCGCCCACTAGGCCGCGATGCAGCCGGTCGGGCTCCTCCCAGGCCAGCAGCACCTGCGCGCCGGAGCCGCCCTGCATGGACATGGTCGCTCCCACCGGGATGGAGTCGCGCAGGCCGATCGGACGCTCGGCGTTGGCCACGCACACCCGCACGTCGCCCTGACGGCGGTACAGCTGTGCGGACTCGTGTGTCTTGTCCCGCAGGGCTGCCAGCACGGGGCCGGCCGCGGCCAGCAGATTGTCCTCCCCGGCGGCCGCGGCAAGCTCGTTCAGGCGCGGCCCCAGTATGAAACGCCCCTGCGCGTCGCGGGCCAGCAGCCTGTGGAACTCCAGCGCCACCGCTATGCGGTGCGCAGTCGGACGGGCCAGATGGGTGATGGTGACCAGCTGCGCCAGCGTGGCCGGGCCTGCCTCCAGGGCGCTCATGACCAGTGCGGCCTTGTCGATGACCCCAACCCCGCTGCCGCTCTCGATGTCACCCAGAGTGTCCATAATCTGATACTGCCATTCCGAGTGCTGAGACTTCAAGTAGCGTGGAGTCAGAAAACAGCCCGGTCTTTGCCGGTTCCGCACACCTCGGGCGGGCATTCGGGCGGAACGTCCCAGGAAAGGAAGTGCAGCGATGGGAATGACCCTGGCACAGAAGGTGTGGCGCGACCACGTCGTCGCTCCGGGCGCCGACGGAGCCCCGGACCTGCTCTACATCGATCTGCACCTGGTTCACGAGGTCACCAGCCCGCAGGCCTTCGAGGGACTGCGCCTGGCGGGCCGTAGGGTGCGCCGACCCGAGCTAACCCTTGCCACCGAGGATCACAACACCCCCACGCTCGACATCGACCTGCCCATCGCCGATGTCACCTCCCGCACGCAGATCGAGACCCTGCGTGCCAACTGCGCCGAGTTCGGGGTGAGGCTGCACTCCCTCGGTGATGCCGACCAGGGGATCGTCCACGCCGTCGGCCCCCAGCTGGGCCTGACTCAGCCCGGCATGACCGTGGTGTGCGGCGACTCCCACACCTCCACCCACGGCGCCTTCGGGGCGCTCGCCTTCGGCATCGGCACCAGCCAGGTGGAGCACGTGCTGGCCACCCAGACCCTACCCGTGGCTCCCTTCAAAACCATGAGCGTGCTCATCGACGGCGACCTGCCCGCCGGTAGTGGCGCCAAGGACATCATCCTGGCCATCATCGCCAAGATCGGCACCAACGGCGCCCAGGGGCATGTTATTGAGTACCGGGGCCGCGCCATCGAGCAGCTGTCGATGGAGGCCCGCATGACCATCTGCAACATGAGCATCGAGGCCGGCGCCCGCGCTGGCATGATCGCCCCCGACGAGACCACCTTTTCCTACCTGAAGGGTCGTCCCCACGCGCCGGAGGGCAAGGACTGGGACGACGCCGTCGCCTACTGGCGCTCATTGCGCACCGATGATGACGCCGTCTTCGACACCGAGGTTGTTCTGAGGGGCCGCGATATTGAACCCTTCGTGACCTGGGGCACCAACCCCGGTCAGGGTCTGCCCATCTCCGCCGTCGTACCCGACCCCGAGGAAATCGCCGATGAGACGCTGCGGCGAGCCGCCGAGCGGGCGCTGGAGTACATGGATCTGGCCCCCGGTACCCCGCTGCGCGACATCAGGGTCGACACCGTGTTTCTCGGCTCGTGCACTAACGGGCGCATTGAGGACCTGCGTGCCGCCGCTGAGGTGATCAAGGGCCGCACCAAGGCGCCCGGACTGCGCATGCTCGTGGTGCCGGCCTCGGCCCGCATCCGGCTGCAGGCCGAGGCCGAGGGACTGGACCGGGTGTTCAAGGATTTCGGTGCCGAATGGCGTAACGCCGGCTGCTCCATGTGCCTGGGCATGAACCCCGACCAGCTGGCCCCCGGTGAGCGCGCCGCCTCAACCTCCAACCGCAACTTTGAGGGTCGCCAGGGCAAGGGTGGGCGCACCCACCTGGTCTCGCCCGTCGTTGCCGCCGCCACCGCGGTGCGCGGCACCCTGTCCACCCCTGCGGACCTGCCGGTGGCGTCCGCCGCCTGACCGCCGTTCCGATCCGCCAACCCGCACCATGCCATAAGAGAGAATCCCGTAACCGCCATGGAGAAGTTCATCCGTCACACCGGCATCGGCGCTCCCCTGCGCCGCAGCGCCGTGGACACCGACCAGATCATCCCGGCTGTCTACCTCAAGCGGATCACCCGCACCGGCTTCGATGACGCCTTATTCGCCTCCTGGCGGGCCAGCGAGGCCGATTTCATCCTCAACCAGGACGCCTACAAGCGTGCCAGTGTGCTGGTGGCCGGACCGGACTTCGGTACCGGATCCTCCCGCGAGCACGCCGTGTGGGCGCTGAAGGACTACGGCTTCAAGGCGGTGCTCGCCCCCCGGTTCGCCGACATCTTCCGCGGCAATGCCGGTAAGCAGGGGCTTGTGGCCGGCGTAATCAGCCAGGAGGATGCGGAGCAGCTGTGGAAGATCTTGGAGGCCGAACCCGGCACCGAGGTCACGGTGGACCTGGAACGGCGCACCGTGGAGGCAGGATCCTTCCGGACCGTCTTCCAGATCGACGACTACGTGCGCTGGACCCTGATGGAGGGACTGGATGACATCTCGCTGACTCTCACCCAGGAGGACGCCATCCGCGCCTATGAGGAGGCCCGGCCCACCTACAAGCCGCGCAGCCTGCCAGCCCGGCATGAGCCTGACGCCCGGGTCGTGCCCGCCCGCTCGGCGGAAATGCCGGTGCCCATCGGCTACCCCTTCGTGCGCCCGGGAGCCTGAGCGCCGAGCCGCATTGGCTGCAGTGGCCGACGTCAGGCCCGTGGCCCGTACCGGGACTTGTCCACACCGGTGAGTGCAAGGACACGCTCCGGTTCGCTGTGGGCGGGGTGCGAACACTGCCGCGGGTGCCTGCGGAGCCTATGCTGAAGGTGTCCGCGCTAGGCGCGGCGGACGCCCCTTCCCATGGCGTCCGATCTTCACGTGAACACTCGGAGGTACGCATGGTCGACGGTCTGCTCCAGGTCGAGGGCGGGCGCCCACTCACCGGTGAAATCACCGTTCGCGGCGCCAAGAACCTCGTCCCCAAGGCCATGGTCGCCGCCCTACTGGGAACCACGCCATCGGTGCTGCACAACGTGCCGCTCATCCGCGACGTCGACGTCGTCTCCGGACTGCTCTCGCTGCACGGCGTCAGTGTCGACTACGACCAGGCGCAGGGGGTGTTGCGCCTGGACCCCTCCAGTGTGGAGAGCGCCCACATGGCCGATATTGACGCCCATGCCGGCTCCTCCCGCATCCCGATCCTGTTCTGCGGCCCCCTGTTGCACCGGCTCGGCGAGGCCTTCATCCCTGACCTGGGCGGCTGCCGCATCGGTGACCGCCCCATTGACTTCCACCTTGACATTCTGCGTGGCTTCGGCGCCATTGTGGACAAGCAGCCGCAGGGAATCCGGTTGACCGCCCCCGACGGCCTGCGCGGTACGGTTATCGAACTGCCATACCCGTCGGTCGGCGCCACCGAGCAGACTCTGCTGACGGCTGTGCGCGCCGAGGGACTGACGGAGCTGCGCGGCGCCGCCGTCGAGCCGGAGATCATGGATCTGGTGGACGTGCTGCAGAAGATGGGCGCCATCATCTCGGTGGACACCGACCGCACCATCCATGTAGAAGGCGTGGACGAGCTGGCCGGCTACAACCACCGCGCCCTGCCCGATCGTATCGAGACCGCCTCTTGGGCCTCGGCCGCGCTGGCCACACGCGGTGACGTGTTCGTTCACGGAGCCCACCAGAGCGATATGACCACTTTCTTGAACATCTTCCGCAAGGTCGGCGGCGCCTTCGACGTGCGCGAGGACGGCATCCGCTTCTACCACCCCGGTGGGGATCTGAAGAGCATCGTGGTGGAGACCAACGTCCACCC
This genomic stretch from Actinomyces qiguomingii harbors:
- a CDS encoding IclR family transcriptional regulator, which translates into the protein MDTLGDIESGSGVGVIDKAALVMSALEAGPATLAQLVTITHLARPTAHRIAVALEFHRLLARDAQGRFILGPRLNELAAAAGEDNLLAAAGPVLAALRDKTHESAQLYRRQGDVRVCVANAERPIGLRDSIPVGATMSMQGGSGAQVLLAWEEPDRLHRGLVGARFNATMLSAVRRRGWAQSVGEREPGVASVSAPVRGASGKVVAAVSISGPIERMGRQPGRVHGPVVAAAARRLSEVLRNNDEG
- the leuC gene encoding 3-isopropylmalate dehydratase large subunit — translated: MGMTLAQKVWRDHVVAPGADGAPDLLYIDLHLVHEVTSPQAFEGLRLAGRRVRRPELTLATEDHNTPTLDIDLPIADVTSRTQIETLRANCAEFGVRLHSLGDADQGIVHAVGPQLGLTQPGMTVVCGDSHTSTHGAFGALAFGIGTSQVEHVLATQTLPVAPFKTMSVLIDGDLPAGSGAKDIILAIIAKIGTNGAQGHVIEYRGRAIEQLSMEARMTICNMSIEAGARAGMIAPDETTFSYLKGRPHAPEGKDWDDAVAYWRSLRTDDDAVFDTEVVLRGRDIEPFVTWGTNPGQGLPISAVVPDPEEIADETLRRAAERALEYMDLAPGTPLRDIRVDTVFLGSCTNGRIEDLRAAAEVIKGRTKAPGLRMLVVPASARIRLQAEAEGLDRVFKDFGAEWRNAGCSMCLGMNPDQLAPGERAASTSNRNFEGRQGKGGRTHLVSPVVAAATAVRGTLSTPADLPVASAA
- the leuD gene encoding 3-isopropylmalate dehydratase small subunit, translating into MEKFIRHTGIGAPLRRSAVDTDQIIPAVYLKRITRTGFDDALFASWRASEADFILNQDAYKRASVLVAGPDFGTGSSREHAVWALKDYGFKAVLAPRFADIFRGNAGKQGLVAGVISQEDAEQLWKILEAEPGTEVTVDLERRTVEAGSFRTVFQIDDYVRWTLMEGLDDISLTLTQEDAIRAYEEARPTYKPRSLPARHEPDARVVPARSAEMPVPIGYPFVRPGA
- the murA gene encoding UDP-N-acetylglucosamine 1-carboxyvinyltransferase, which codes for MVDGLLQVEGGRPLTGEITVRGAKNLVPKAMVAALLGTTPSVLHNVPLIRDVDVVSGLLSLHGVSVDYDQAQGVLRLDPSSVESAHMADIDAHAGSSRIPILFCGPLLHRLGEAFIPDLGGCRIGDRPIDFHLDILRGFGAIVDKQPQGIRLTAPDGLRGTVIELPYPSVGATEQTLLTAVRAEGLTELRGAAVEPEIMDLVDVLQKMGAIISVDTDRTIHVEGVDELAGYNHRALPDRIETASWASAALATRGDVFVHGAHQSDMTTFLNIFRKVGGAFDVREDGIRFYHPGGDLKSIVVETNVHPGFMTDWQQPLVVALTQAEGLSIVHETVYENRFGFTGALRKMGATIQVYRECLGGTACRFGQRNFYHSAVVSGPTPLHGADIVVPDLRGGFSHLIAALAAQGTSRVEGVNLIDRGYEHFMNKLAALDANVSRLA